One Sphingomicrobium sp. XHP0239 DNA segment encodes these proteins:
- a CDS encoding phage holin family protein, whose amino-acid sequence MLDTSPPKQTPQVAPSERDREVPDPQAPLDPDKSIGELIGRIVEDGRELVGAEVSLARAKAMVEARRYKKSAMLFGVAFVFAVAALVAFAVGMTLALATIIGPLLGGLVATILFLGIAAVVARAGAKRLEDGE is encoded by the coding sequence GTGCTGGACACCTCGCCCCCGAAACAGACGCCGCAGGTCGCGCCGTCCGAGCGTGATCGCGAAGTGCCCGATCCGCAGGCGCCTCTCGACCCCGACAAGTCGATCGGCGAACTAATCGGTCGCATCGTCGAGGACGGACGCGAACTGGTCGGTGCCGAAGTCTCGCTGGCGCGAGCCAAGGCGATGGTCGAGGCACGCCGCTACAAGAAGTCCGCGATGCTTTTCGGGGTCGCCTTCGTCTTCGCGGTCGCCGCGCTTGTCGCCTTCGCCGTCGGCATGACGCTGGCACTGGCCACGATCATCGGCCCGCTTCTCGGCGGACTGGTGGCAACGATCCTGTTCCTGGGAATCGCGGCGGTTGTCGCGCGAGCGGGTGCCAAACGCCTGGAGGACGGTGAATGA
- the carA gene encoding glutamine-hydrolyzing carbamoyl-phosphate synthase small subunit — protein MSSRAPARPDHATAAIVFADGRVIWGRGFGATGEAVGELCFNTAMTGYQEVMTDPSYAKQVIAFTFPHIGNVGSNAEDVEAPVAHALGCITREEVTSPSNFRSEADFPSWMAEHGRIGIAGIDTRALTRLVREEGPPTVAIAHAPDGSIDVEALARKAADWPGLEGMDLAKEVSRKQLDQWSDGGWELGQGYKLGHASADAPHVVAIDYGAKHNIFRNLVEAGARVTVVPAQTSYDEIMAHEPDGIFLSNGPGDPAATGDYAIPVIHQLLNTKKPLFGICLGHQLLALAVGGQTSKMFQGHRGANHPVKRCADGVVEITSMNHGFAVKREGLPDNVRETHVSLFDDSNCGLELTDRPAFSVQYHPEASPGPQDSFYLFEKFVGMMR, from the coding sequence ATGTCTTCCCGCGCGCCCGCCCGCCCCGACCATGCCACCGCCGCGATCGTCTTCGCCGACGGGAGAGTCATTTGGGGAAGGGGCTTTGGCGCGACCGGCGAGGCGGTGGGCGAATTGTGCTTCAACACCGCGATGACGGGCTATCAGGAAGTGATGACCGACCCCAGCTACGCCAAGCAAGTCATCGCCTTCACCTTTCCCCATATCGGCAACGTGGGTTCGAACGCCGAGGACGTGGAGGCCCCGGTGGCCCATGCACTGGGCTGCATCACGCGTGAGGAAGTGACGAGCCCGTCCAATTTCCGCAGCGAGGCGGACTTTCCGTCATGGATGGCGGAGCATGGGCGTATCGGCATTGCCGGCATCGACACGCGGGCGCTGACGAGGCTGGTGCGCGAGGAAGGGCCGCCGACCGTCGCGATCGCGCACGCACCGGACGGATCGATCGATGTCGAAGCGTTGGCCCGGAAGGCGGCGGACTGGCCGGGGCTCGAGGGCATGGATCTCGCCAAGGAAGTGTCGCGCAAGCAGCTCGACCAATGGTCCGACGGCGGTTGGGAACTGGGGCAGGGCTACAAGCTCGGCCACGCCAGCGCCGACGCTCCGCACGTCGTGGCGATCGATTACGGCGCCAAACACAATATCTTCCGCAACCTCGTCGAAGCCGGCGCGCGCGTGACCGTGGTCCCGGCGCAGACGAGCTATGATGAGATCATGGCGCACGAGCCCGACGGCATCTTCCTGTCGAACGGGCCGGGCGATCCCGCCGCGACCGGCGACTATGCGATCCCCGTGATCCACCAGCTGCTCAACACGAAAAAGCCGCTATTCGGCATCTGCCTCGGCCACCAGCTGCTCGCGCTCGCGGTCGGGGGGCAGACATCGAAGATGTTCCAGGGTCATCGCGGCGCCAACCATCCGGTCAAGCGCTGCGCGGACGGCGTGGTCGAGATCACGAGCATGAACCACGGGTTCGCGGTGAAGCGCGAAGGCCTGCCTGACAATGTCCGCGAGACCCACGTCAGCCTGTTCGACGACAGCAATTGCGGCCTCGAACTCACCGACCGCCCGGCGTTCAGCGTCCAGTACCACCCCGAAGCCAGCCCCGGCCCGCAGGACAGTTTCTATCTGTTCGAGAAGTTCGTGGGGATGATGCGGTGA
- the greA gene encoding transcription elongation factor GreA has translation MASEKVPMLAEGHQKLSAEVKRLKTIERPAVIDAIEEARAHGDLSENAEYHAAKERQGQIEATISHIEDQLSRAMVIDPTTLSGDKVVFGATVHLVDEDDNPKTYQLVGESEADAASGRINFNSPLARALIGRSVGDEIEVTTPAGEKYYEIEKVEFK, from the coding sequence ATGGCAAGCGAAAAGGTGCCCATGCTGGCCGAGGGCCATCAAAAGCTTTCCGCCGAAGTGAAGCGGCTGAAGACGATCGAACGCCCCGCGGTGATCGATGCGATCGAAGAAGCGCGTGCGCATGGAGACTTGTCGGAAAACGCGGAATATCACGCCGCCAAGGAGCGGCAGGGTCAGATCGAGGCGACCATCTCGCATATCGAGGACCAACTGTCCCGCGCGATGGTGATCGATCCGACGACATTGTCGGGGGACAAGGTGGTGTTCGGCGCTACCGTTCACCTCGTCGACGAGGACGACAATCCGAAAACCTACCAGCTTGTCGGCGAAAGCGAGGCCGACGCGGCCTCGGGTCGTATCAACTTCAATTCGCCGCTGGCGCGCGCGCTGATCGGGCGCAGCGTCGGGGACGAGATCGAGGTCACGACCCCCGCAGGCGAGAAATATTACGAGATCGAGAAGGTCGAGTTCAAATAA
- a CDS encoding FtsB family cell division protein: protein MKSGSTGLLKRVVWPLIAFVIIGNFATYAIAGDNGLLAWGGHVRALDERRAELVSLQAERDALKHRSDLLNPRAADPDMAEELVRRDLGLIRDDEIIIPLD, encoded by the coding sequence ATGAAGAGCGGATCGACGGGATTGCTGAAGCGGGTCGTTTGGCCGTTGATCGCGTTCGTCATTATCGGCAACTTCGCGACATATGCCATTGCGGGCGACAACGGGCTGCTCGCCTGGGGCGGGCACGTTCGTGCGCTCGACGAGCGTCGCGCCGAGCTCGTTTCACTGCAGGCCGAACGCGATGCGCTGAAGCACCGCTCGGATCTTCTCAATCCGCGCGCCGCCGATCCCGACATGGCGGAGGAGCTGGTACGCCGCGACCTCGGCCTGATCCGCGACGACGAGATAATCATTCCGCTCGACTGA
- a CDS encoding DUF4170 domain-containing protein yields MSKLHLVFGGRVKDPRGLEFTDLDAIEMVGLYDNYAAAEEAWRGAAQRTVDEADVKYVVVHLHRLLEPDEKMLEKEGDAS; encoded by the coding sequence ATGAGCAAGCTCCATCTCGTTTTCGGCGGCCGGGTCAAGGATCCGCGCGGCCTCGAATTCACCGACCTCGATGCCATCGAAATGGTCGGCCTGTATGACAATTACGCCGCTGCGGAAGAAGCGTGGCGCGGCGCAGCGCAGCGGACCGTGGACGAGGCTGACGTCAAATATGTCGTCGTCCACCTGCATCGCTTGCTCGAACCCGACGAAAAGATGCTCGAAAAGGAAGGCGACGCCTCCTAG
- a CDS encoding GatB/YqeY domain-containing protein: MIRDDLKAAMVASMKAGEKDKVGTIRLVQSEVKNKDIEARTGGEIADDDAHVTAVLQKMVKQRRESAEMFRKGGAEDRAAAEEAEIAVIEEFLPTQMSDEDIDGAVAAIIADTGASGMKDMGRVMGEVRSRHGAAIEPAKASAAAKKQLMGG; the protein is encoded by the coding sequence ATGATTCGCGACGATCTCAAGGCAGCGATGGTGGCCTCGATGAAGGCGGGCGAGAAGGACAAGGTCGGTACCATCCGCCTCGTCCAGTCCGAGGTGAAGAACAAGGACATCGAGGCGCGCACTGGCGGCGAGATTGCCGACGACGATGCCCACGTCACCGCCGTCCTCCAGAAGATGGTCAAGCAGCGCCGGGAAAGCGCCGAGATGTTCCGCAAGGGCGGCGCCGAGGACCGCGCGGCGGCCGAGGAGGCGGAGATCGCGGTGATCGAGGAATTTCTTCCCACGCAGATGAGCGACGAGGACATCGACGGCGCCGTCGCCGCCATCATCGCCGATACGGGCGCATCGGGCATGAAGGACATGGGCCGGGTGATGGGCGAAGTTCGCTCGCGCCACGGCGCCGCGATCGAGCCCGCCAAAGCGAGTGCGGCGGCCAAGAAGCAACTGATGGGGGGCTGA
- the dnaG gene encoding DNA primase — protein sequence MSIPPSFLDELRARTRVSAIVGSDVKLIRAGKEFNACCPFHDEKTPSFYVNDQKGFYHCFGCGAHGDAISFLVDGRGMAFMDAVKELAGKAGMEVPAPDPRAKQRAERRAGLVDVTEAAADWFAEQLAGIEGGGARAYLEKRGIDAKLISRFNLGFAPDDKGKLKRALDRFGVPKLVESGMLIDPEDGDRQPYDRFRGRLMIPIRDPRGRVIAFGGRILGEGEPKYLNSPETPLFDKGRQLYNLDLAQAAARKADRVIVVEGYMDVIGLARAGIAEAVAPLGTALTEDQLRLLWRLSASPILCFDGDAAGQRAAIRAAERALPHLGPEQSLAFVELPDGQDPDDIVVNGGAAAFDALVAEPESLSARLWRHEVAQTALDTPEQRAGLKQRLLDHARAIADPSLSQLYREEWLGRFDKLVGRERTSQPRWKQKNGRWVPPAPPVGDATRNVSRHGIEGRLIEAVLLGFARFPARIAEESEALAALPIPDPRLAAAREKLLDAAFSGESLDKEALLPILADAGVETSSRPVMGFGFLRADGDDADAVRELSDTLDAILAKMRIEAALEAATTRLENEFTEDAYAQQQRLHRMRDENRERLSALTETE from the coding sequence CTGTCGATCCCGCCCTCCTTTCTCGACGAATTGCGCGCCCGCACCCGCGTTTCCGCGATCGTCGGCTCGGACGTGAAGCTCATCCGGGCGGGGAAGGAATTCAATGCCTGCTGCCCCTTCCACGACGAGAAGACTCCGAGCTTTTACGTCAACGATCAGAAGGGCTTCTATCACTGCTTCGGCTGCGGCGCGCACGGAGATGCGATCAGCTTTCTCGTCGACGGGCGCGGCATGGCGTTCATGGACGCGGTCAAGGAACTGGCGGGGAAGGCAGGAATGGAAGTCCCCGCCCCCGACCCGCGCGCCAAGCAACGCGCGGAACGCCGAGCGGGTCTGGTCGATGTCACCGAAGCCGCCGCCGACTGGTTCGCGGAGCAGCTCGCGGGGATCGAGGGCGGCGGGGCACGCGCCTATCTCGAAAAACGCGGCATCGACGCGAAGCTGATTTCACGGTTCAACCTCGGCTTCGCTCCCGACGACAAGGGCAAGCTGAAACGCGCGCTCGACCGGTTCGGCGTCCCCAAGCTGGTCGAAAGCGGCATGCTGATCGATCCGGAAGATGGCGACCGCCAGCCCTACGACCGGTTCCGCGGCCGCCTGATGATCCCTATCCGCGATCCGCGCGGGCGGGTGATCGCGTTCGGCGGAAGGATACTGGGCGAAGGCGAGCCCAAATATCTCAACAGCCCCGAAACCCCGCTGTTCGACAAGGGTCGGCAGCTCTACAACCTCGACCTCGCGCAGGCCGCGGCGCGAAAGGCCGATCGCGTCATCGTCGTCGAAGGCTATATGGACGTTATCGGTCTGGCTCGCGCAGGGATCGCCGAAGCGGTCGCACCGCTCGGCACCGCACTGACCGAGGATCAGCTGCGGCTCCTCTGGCGCCTGTCTGCCTCCCCTATTCTCTGCTTTGATGGCGACGCTGCGGGGCAGCGTGCCGCCATCCGTGCCGCCGAACGCGCACTGCCGCATCTCGGCCCGGAACAGAGCCTTGCCTTCGTGGAACTTCCCGACGGGCAGGACCCTGACGACATCGTCGTGAACGGCGGGGCGGCGGCGTTCGATGCGTTGGTTGCCGAACCGGAATCGCTCAGCGCGCGCCTCTGGCGACACGAAGTCGCGCAAACCGCCCTCGATACTCCCGAACAACGCGCTGGGCTCAAGCAACGGCTGCTCGACCATGCCCGCGCCATCGCGGACCCCTCCCTATCGCAGCTCTATCGCGAAGAATGGCTCGGCCGCTTCGACAAACTCGTGGGCCGGGAACGCACCAGTCAGCCGCGATGGAAACAGAAGAATGGACGCTGGGTGCCCCCTGCCCCGCCCGTGGGCGATGCGACACGGAATGTGTCGCGGCACGGAATAGAGGGTCGCCTGATCGAGGCCGTTCTGCTTGGCTTCGCGCGCTTCCCGGCGCGAATCGCGGAGGAGAGCGAAGCCCTCGCCGCGCTCCCCATTCCTGACCCTCGTCTCGCCGCGGCGCGCGAAAAACTGCTCGATGCCGCCTTTTCCGGCGAGTCGCTTGATAAAGAGGCGCTTCTTCCCATATTGGCCGACGCAGGCGTGGAGACCTCTTCAAGGCCGGTGATGGGGTTCGGATTCCTGCGTGCGGATGGCGACGACGCCGATGCTGTGCGCGAGCTGTCCGATACCCTCGACGCGATCCTTGCGAAAATGCGGATCGAGGCGGCACTGGAGG
- a CDS encoding rhomboid family intramembrane serine protease, whose protein sequence is MALLRSATGVIAVLTAIVFVLVLVLIGEGRAFVLGGFIPARVAGLIPLPDAIPAFLTPLTAALLHAGFAHLAFNLVILLYCGFQLERLVGAGQFVLLYIVGAYGAAAAQWLLDPVAAVPMVGASGAVSAVVGAFAVRFGKAKRVTGSRNVDRAIHVIWLLAAWVVLQLMVDWMGTMDGTLIATPAHIGGFVVGLLANGFLRVEGGPRHAL, encoded by the coding sequence ATGGCGTTGCTGCGGTCGGCCACCGGCGTCATCGCCGTGCTGACCGCGATCGTCTTCGTCCTCGTCCTCGTGCTCATTGGCGAGGGGAGGGCGTTCGTGCTGGGCGGCTTCATTCCCGCGCGAGTGGCGGGCCTTATTCCATTGCCGGACGCGATACCGGCATTCCTGACACCTCTGACGGCTGCATTGCTCCATGCGGGCTTCGCGCATCTCGCTTTCAACCTTGTCATCCTGCTCTATTGCGGGTTCCAATTGGAGCGTCTGGTAGGCGCGGGCCAGTTCGTCCTTCTCTACATCGTCGGAGCGTATGGGGCAGCCGCCGCGCAATGGCTGCTGGACCCGGTCGCCGCCGTCCCCATGGTTGGCGCGTCGGGAGCGGTCAGCGCAGTGGTCGGTGCGTTTGCCGTCCGCTTCGGTAAGGCAAAAAGGGTGACCGGATCCCGCAATGTCGACCGTGCGATCCACGTGATCTGGCTGCTCGCCGCCTGGGTGGTGCTGCAGTTGATGGTGGACTGGATGGGGACGATGGACGGCACGCTGATCGCGACGCCCGCGCACATCGGCGGCTTCGTCGTCGGACTGCTGGCGAATGGATTTCTAAGGGTCGAAGGAGGACCCCGACACGCGCTCTAG
- the carB gene encoding carbamoyl-phosphate synthase large subunit: MPKRTDISSILVIGAGPIVIGQAAEFDYSGSQAIKALKEEGYRVIVVNSNPATIMTDPGMADATYIEPITAKVVEKIIEKEKPDAILPTMGGQTALNCALTLNRDGVLKKHGVKLIGAQAEAIDKAEDREKFKAAMDKIGLESPISQIANSWEEAKAALESIGLPAIIRPSFTLGGTGGGVAYNKEEFENIVRGGLEASPTNEVLIEESIVGWKEYEMEVVRDRADNCIIICSIENVDPMGVHTGDSITVAPALTLTDKEYQRMRSASIAVLREIGVETGGSNVQFAVNPKDGRMVVIEMNPRVSRSSALASKATGFPIAKIAAKLAVGYTLDELKNDITGGATPASFEPTIDYVVTKIPRFAFEKFPGSPALLSTAMKSVGEVMAIGRNFAESFQKALRGTETGLTGLDPVEELVGASENDIENALGRQSPFRILAAAQALREGFSVERINAISGFDRWFLRQLEVLVEAERGVAAEGLPGKAYEMRRLKGMGFSDERLAQLAAQSTHAVSEAVEGRGIVHDVLRAITGGTTSGEVRAHRLKLGVRPVFKRIDSVAAEFDAVTPYLYSTYEAPLFDEPVDEADVSDREKVIILGGGPNRIGQGIEFDYCCVHAAFALGRYRGETGADDRAEGLEVVMINCNPETVSTDPDTSDRLYFEPLTEEDVLEIIMTEREKGTIRGVIVQLGGQTPLKIATDLARSGVPILGTSPDSIDLAEDRERFAQLVNKLGLTQPENGIARSREEALNVADKIGYPVLIRPSYVLGGRAMEVVDGPDQLDHYINTAVEVSGNSPVLIDKYLRDAIEVDVDAICDGETVAVTGILQHIEEAGVHSGDSACSLPPFSLPPRIIEEIERQAHELGMALKVRGLMNIQFAIKNDTVYLIEVNPRASRTVPFVAKAIGRPVAKIAAKVMAGASLADFDPIDRAVDHVAIKEAVFPFARFPGSDPVLGPEMKSTGEVMGIASNFDDAYAKAQLGSGAPYPQQGCVFISVKESDKDAILSAAQDLDMAGFKVIATDGTAAFLSDHGVRVSRVNKVAQGRPHIVDRIKDGDVDLVFNTTEGWQSLKDSQNIREAALKARIPYYTTVGACRAIARIIGRADPETLEVRSLQSYYSRSRK; this comes from the coding sequence ATGCCCAAACGCACCGACATCTCTTCCATCCTCGTCATTGGAGCGGGGCCTATCGTCATCGGGCAGGCGGCCGAGTTCGATTATTCGGGCAGCCAAGCGATCAAGGCGCTGAAGGAAGAGGGCTACCGCGTCATCGTGGTGAATTCGAACCCCGCGACGATCATGACCGATCCCGGCATGGCGGATGCGACCTATATCGAGCCGATCACCGCCAAGGTGGTCGAAAAAATCATCGAGAAGGAAAAGCCCGACGCGATCCTGCCGACGATGGGCGGGCAGACGGCGCTCAATTGCGCGCTGACGCTCAATCGCGACGGGGTGCTGAAGAAGCATGGCGTTAAGTTGATCGGAGCGCAGGCCGAGGCGATCGACAAGGCCGAGGACCGCGAGAAATTCAAGGCGGCAATGGACAAGATCGGGCTCGAAAGTCCCATCAGCCAGATCGCCAACAGCTGGGAAGAGGCAAAAGCGGCGCTCGAATCCATCGGATTGCCGGCGATCATCCGTCCCAGCTTCACCCTTGGCGGAACGGGCGGCGGGGTTGCCTACAACAAGGAGGAGTTCGAGAATATCGTCCGTGGCGGCCTGGAGGCCAGCCCCACCAACGAAGTGCTGATCGAGGAAAGCATCGTCGGGTGGAAAGAATATGAGATGGAAGTCGTGCGCGACCGCGCCGATAATTGCATCATCATCTGCTCGATCGAAAATGTCGACCCGATGGGGGTTCATACCGGGGACTCGATTACCGTCGCGCCCGCGCTGACGCTGACCGACAAGGAATATCAGCGGATGCGGTCCGCCAGTATCGCGGTGCTTCGTGAAATCGGTGTGGAAACAGGGGGTTCGAACGTCCAGTTCGCAGTGAATCCCAAGGATGGTCGGATGGTCGTCATCGAGATGAACCCGCGCGTTTCGCGGTCTTCGGCGTTGGCATCGAAGGCAACCGGCTTTCCGATCGCCAAGATCGCGGCGAAGCTGGCGGTAGGCTACACGCTCGACGAGTTGAAGAACGACATCACCGGTGGCGCGACACCTGCGAGCTTCGAACCGACGATCGATTACGTCGTGACCAAGATCCCGCGCTTCGCCTTCGAGAAATTCCCCGGGAGTCCGGCGCTGCTGTCGACCGCGATGAAGTCGGTCGGCGAGGTGATGGCGATCGGGCGGAATTTCGCCGAAAGTTTCCAGAAGGCGCTTCGCGGCACCGAAACGGGACTGACGGGGCTCGATCCGGTCGAGGAATTGGTCGGCGCCAGCGAGAACGACATCGAGAATGCGTTGGGGCGGCAGAGCCCGTTCCGCATCCTCGCCGCCGCCCAGGCCTTGCGCGAAGGGTTCAGTGTCGAGCGTATCAACGCAATCAGCGGCTTCGATCGCTGGTTCCTCCGCCAACTCGAGGTGCTTGTCGAAGCCGAGCGCGGCGTCGCGGCCGAGGGGCTGCCCGGCAAGGCGTACGAGATGCGGCGTTTGAAGGGCATGGGCTTTTCCGACGAGCGGCTGGCACAACTGGCGGCGCAGAGCACGCATGCGGTCAGCGAGGCGGTCGAGGGCAGGGGCATCGTCCACGATGTCCTGCGCGCGATCACCGGCGGCACGACATCCGGCGAAGTTCGGGCGCACCGGCTGAAACTGGGCGTGCGTCCCGTCTTCAAGCGCATCGACAGCGTGGCGGCGGAGTTCGACGCGGTCACCCCCTATCTCTATTCCACCTACGAAGCGCCGCTGTTCGACGAGCCGGTGGACGAAGCGGACGTGTCCGACCGCGAGAAGGTCATCATCCTGGGTGGCGGGCCCAATCGCATCGGACAGGGGATCGAGTTCGACTATTGCTGCGTCCATGCCGCCTTCGCGCTGGGCCGCTATCGGGGAGAGACGGGCGCCGATGATCGTGCCGAGGGGCTGGAGGTCGTGATGATCAACTGCAACCCCGAGACGGTCTCGACCGACCCGGACACCTCCGACCGCCTCTATTTCGAGCCGCTGACCGAGGAAGACGTGCTCGAGATCATCATGACGGAGCGCGAGAAAGGCACCATCCGCGGTGTCATCGTCCAGTTGGGCGGCCAGACCCCGTTGAAGATCGCCACCGACCTGGCGCGATCGGGTGTGCCCATTCTCGGCACCAGCCCCGACAGCATCGACCTTGCCGAAGATCGCGAACGCTTCGCGCAACTGGTCAACAAACTGGGGCTGACACAGCCGGAAAATGGCATCGCGCGCAGTCGCGAAGAAGCCCTGAACGTCGCGGATAAGATCGGCTATCCCGTCCTCATCCGACCGAGCTACGTGCTCGGCGGCCGGGCCATGGAGGTGGTCGACGGTCCGGATCAGCTCGATCACTACATCAATACCGCCGTCGAGGTTTCGGGCAATTCACCGGTCCTGATCGACAAATATCTTCGCGATGCCATCGAGGTGGACGTCGATGCGATCTGCGACGGCGAGACGGTCGCGGTGACTGGAATCCTCCAGCATATCGAGGAAGCCGGCGTCCATTCGGGCGACAGTGCCTGCTCGCTGCCTCCCTTCAGCCTGCCGCCCCGCATTATCGAGGAAATCGAACGGCAGGCGCACGAACTCGGCATGGCGTTGAAGGTTCGCGGCCTGATGAATATCCAGTTCGCGATCAAGAACGACACGGTCTATCTGATCGAGGTCAATCCACGGGCGTCGCGGACGGTACCCTTCGTCGCCAAGGCCATCGGACGCCCCGTCGCGAAGATCGCCGCCAAGGTCATGGCCGGGGCGAGCCTCGCCGATTTCGATCCCATCGACCGCGCCGTCGATCATGTCGCGATCAAGGAAGCCGTCTTCCCGTTCGCCCGTTTTCCGGGCTCCGATCCCGTGCTGGGACCGGAAATGAAAAGCACCGGGGAAGTCATGGGAATCGCGTCCAATTTCGACGATGCCTATGCGAAGGCGCAGCTCGGTTCCGGGGCGCCCTATCCCCAGCAGGGGTGCGTCTTCATCTCGGTCAAGGAGAGTGACAAGGACGCGATCCTCTCCGCTGCTCAGGATCTCGACATGGCCGGTTTCAAGGTCATCGCGACCGACGGAACCGCGGCGTTCCTGTCCGACCACGGCGTTCGCGTTTCGCGGGTCAACAAGGTCGCGCAGGGTCGCCCGCATATCGTCGACCGGATCAAGGACGGCGACGTCGATCTTGTCTTCAATACAACCGAGGGTTGGCAGAGCCTCAAGGACAGTCAGAACATCCGCGAAGCGGCGCTCAAGGCCCGGATCCCTTACTATACGACCGTGGGGGCGTGCCGGGCCATCGCACGCATCATCGGAAGGGCCGATCCTGAAACTCTTGAAGTCCGATCGCTTCAATCCTATTATTCACGTTCCCGAAAGTAA
- the eno gene encoding phosphopyruvate hydratase: MTAIIDIHARQILDSRGNPTVEVDVTLEDGSMGRAAVPSGASTGAHEAVELRDGDKARWGGKGVSQAVHNVTGPIAKALTGMEAEDQAELDASLLDLDGTENKGKLGANAILGVSLATAKAAAEACRLPLYRYVGGVGATIMPVPMMNILNGGAHADNPIDFQEFMVMPVGAEDFSEALRMGAEIFHALKGVLSERGLSVAIGDEGGFAPALKSSRDALDTIGEACDLAGFTLGREIVIALDCAATEFYRNGTYALEGEGRTLQPADMVEELAKLAEEYPILSIEDGMAEDDFAGWKMLTDRIGAKVQLVGDDLFVTNTERLEDGISGGLANSLLVKVNQIGTLTETIEAVRMAQHARYTTVMSHRSGETEDTTIADLAVALSCGQIKTGSLARADRTAKYNQLLRIEEELGDNACYLGRGALHVK; the protein is encoded by the coding sequence TTGACCGCCATCATCGATATCCACGCCCGCCAGATCCTCGACAGCCGCGGCAATCCCACCGTCGAGGTCGATGTCACGCTGGAAGACGGATCGATGGGACGCGCGGCCGTTCCCTCGGGGGCCTCCACCGGCGCTCATGAAGCGGTCGAGCTTCGCGACGGCGACAAGGCACGCTGGGGTGGAAAGGGCGTATCGCAGGCCGTTCACAACGTGACCGGTCCGATCGCGAAGGCGCTGACCGGGATGGAAGCCGAAGACCAGGCCGAGCTCGACGCCAGCCTGCTCGATCTCGACGGCACTGAAAACAAGGGCAAGCTTGGGGCCAATGCCATTCTCGGGGTGAGCCTCGCGACTGCGAAAGCCGCCGCCGAGGCCTGCCGGCTGCCGCTCTATCGGTATGTCGGAGGCGTGGGGGCGACGATCATGCCCGTCCCGATGATGAACATTCTCAACGGCGGTGCGCACGCCGACAATCCGATCGATTTCCAGGAATTCATGGTGATGCCGGTCGGCGCCGAGGACTTTTCCGAAGCGCTCCGCATGGGCGCGGAAATCTTTCACGCCTTGAAGGGCGTGTTGTCCGAACGCGGTCTGTCGGTCGCGATCGGCGACGAGGGCGGGTTCGCGCCCGCGTTGAAATCGAGCCGCGACGCGCTCGACACGATCGGAGAGGCCTGCGACCTGGCGGGCTTCACGCTGGGCCGCGAGATCGTGATCGCTCTGGATTGCGCCGCGACCGAATTCTATCGCAACGGCACCTACGCGCTAGAGGGCGAGGGGCGCACGCTCCAACCCGCGGACATGGTCGAGGAACTGGCAAAGCTCGCCGAGGAATATCCCATCCTGTCGATCGAGGACGGCATGGCCGAAGACGATTTTGCGGGATGGAAGATGCTGACGGATCGCATCGGCGCCAAGGTGCAATTGGTCGGCGACGACCTGTTCGTCACCAACACCGAACGGCTCGAGGACGGCATTTCCGGTGGCCTCGCCAATTCGCTGCTGGTGAAGGTCAACCAGATCGGCACGCTGACGGAGACGATCGAGGCCGTACGTATGGCGCAGCATGCCCGTTACACTACCGTGATGAGCCATCGGTCGGGCGAAACCGAGGATACGACCATCGCCGATCTCGCGGTCGCCTTGTCGTGCGGCCAGATCAAGACCGGCAGCCTCGCACGCGCCGACCGGACCGCGAAATACAATCAGCTCCTGCGCATCGAGGAAGAACTGGGCGACAATGCCTGCTACCTCGGCCGAGGGGCGCTGCACGTCAAATAG